The following are from one region of the Moritella sp. 24 genome:
- the dinB gene encoding DNA polymerase IV: protein MRKIIHIDMDAYFANVEVRDNPAYKDIPIAIGGMSDRRGVIATCNYIARQYGVRSAMSSYKAMQLCPDLTLVPSRMQVYREVSAQIHEIFSRYTDLIEPLSLDEAFLDVTDCELFSGSATLIAEDIRKSIESELALTASAGVAPVKFLAKVASDINKPNGSFVITPPQVKSFVADLPLNKIPGVGKVTWQKLNRVGLYTCADVLKFPAQDIIDSFGKLGHSLLERCQGIDNRPVCNEQNRKSVGVEITLPEDILTLEQCMALFPQLYQTLLQRLQKASPDMRITKQGVKLKFNDFVSTTTEQSITTLDEHLFSDLFAQAMTKQDKRGIRLIGLYVGLAGDKDSEQYNLLF from the coding sequence ATGAGAAAAATAATTCATATCGATATGGATGCGTATTTCGCGAATGTAGAAGTACGTGACAATCCTGCTTACAAAGATATTCCTATCGCGATTGGTGGCATGAGTGATCGCCGTGGAGTGATTGCTACGTGTAATTATATTGCCCGTCAGTATGGTGTACGCTCTGCGATGTCTTCTTATAAAGCAATGCAACTCTGCCCTGACTTAACGCTTGTGCCGTCACGTATGCAGGTATATCGAGAAGTCTCTGCTCAGATCCATGAAATATTTTCTCGTTATACTGATTTGATTGAACCACTGTCCCTAGATGAAGCCTTTTTAGATGTTACTGACTGTGAATTATTTTCTGGTAGTGCGACGTTAATAGCGGAAGATATTCGAAAAAGTATTGAATCTGAGTTAGCACTTACTGCGTCTGCGGGAGTGGCACCGGTGAAGTTTTTGGCTAAAGTAGCGTCAGATATTAATAAGCCAAATGGATCATTTGTTATTACGCCTCCTCAAGTGAAATCTTTTGTTGCAGACTTACCATTAAACAAAATTCCCGGAGTGGGTAAGGTGACTTGGCAAAAGCTTAATCGTGTCGGTTTATATACGTGTGCTGATGTTCTTAAATTTCCTGCTCAGGATATTATTGATAGCTTTGGTAAGTTAGGTCATAGTTTATTAGAACGCTGTCAGGGAATAGATAATCGCCCTGTTTGTAATGAACAAAATCGTAAATCGGTAGGCGTTGAAATTACATTACCTGAAGACATCCTGACATTAGAGCAGTGCATGGCATTGTTTCCACAATTATATCAAACGCTACTGCAACGCTTGCAAAAAGCATCTCCTGATATGCGCATTACCAAGCAGGGTGTTAAACTTAAATTTAACGATTTTGTTTCTACAACCACTGAACAAAGCATTACGACTTTAGATGAGCACTTATTTTCTGACCTATTCGCACAAGCAATGACAAAGCAAGATAAGCGTGGGATTCGCTTAATTGGTTTATACGTTGGCCTCGCTGGTGATAAGGATAGTGAGCAATATAATCTATTGTTTTAG
- the ompW gene encoding outer membrane protein OmpW, with the protein MNKKILSGLITASLLSATLAAPAFAHQQGDIIVRAGAIMVAPNESSDDVDITGVANFGEFQVNDNTQLGLNFTYMATDNIGIELVAATPFKHEVALEATGVIAEVHQLPPTLLAQYYFGNAGSKLRPYVGAGVNFTVFYDTKFNDTGKGAGLSNLDMSNSVGLAAQVGVDYKINEKWLVNASVMYAGISSDVTFDVGNDSYKIETDIDPLVYMVSVGYVF; encoded by the coding sequence ATGAACAAGAAGATCTTATCAGGATTAATCACCGCCTCTTTATTATCAGCAACGCTTGCAGCCCCTGCTTTCGCTCATCAACAAGGGGATATTATTGTTCGTGCCGGCGCTATTATGGTTGCACCTAATGAATCAAGTGATGATGTTGATATAACAGGTGTAGCTAATTTTGGTGAATTTCAGGTGAACGATAATACCCAACTGGGTTTGAACTTTACCTATATGGCAACGGACAATATTGGTATTGAGTTAGTTGCTGCTACGCCATTCAAGCATGAAGTTGCACTCGAAGCGACTGGTGTGATTGCTGAAGTTCATCAACTACCACCAACATTATTAGCGCAGTATTATTTTGGTAATGCAGGCTCTAAATTACGCCCTTACGTAGGTGCTGGTGTTAACTTCACGGTGTTCTATGACACTAAATTTAATGATACTGGTAAAGGCGCTGGACTAAGTAATCTAGATATGAGTAATTCTGTTGGTTTAGCTGCGCAAGTTGGTGTGGATTATAAAATTAATGAGAAATGGTTGGTAAATGCATCTGTGATGTATGCAGGTATCAGTTCAGATGTTACGTTCGATGTTGGTAATGATAGCTACAAAATTGAAACAGATATCGATCCATTGGTATACATGGTGAGTGTGGGTTATGTATTTTAA